In a genomic window of Lacrimispora sp. BS-2:
- a CDS encoding glutamine--tRNA ligase/YqeY domain fusion protein: MEENKEEVVSKNFIEQEIDKDLAEGVYDHVQTRFPPEPNGYLHIGHAKSILLNYGLAQKYGGKFNLRFDDTNPTKEKTEFVESIMEDVKWLGADFEDRLFFASNYFQEMYDCAVLLIKKGKAFVCDLTAEEIREYRGDFKTPGKESPCRNRSVEENLKLFEEMKEGKYQDGEKVLRAKIDMASPNINMRDPVIYRVARMTHHNTGDQWCIYPMYDFAHPIEDAIEHITHSICTLEFEDHRPLYDWVVKECEFVAPPRQIEFAKLYLTNVITGKRYIKKLVEDGIVDGWDDPRLVSIAALRRRGYTPEALRMFVDLVGVSKANSSVDYAMLEYCIREDLKLKRPRMMAILDPIKLVIDNYPEDTVEYLDVANNMENPELGERKVPFGKELYIEREDFMEEPIKKYFRLFPGNEVRLMNAYFVTCTGCEKDEDGNVTVVHCTYDPETKSGSGFEGRKVKGTIHWVASSTAVQAEVRLYENIVDEEKGKLNEDGSLNLNPNSLTILKNCYVEPGLLSAKAYDSFQFVRNGFFCVDCKDSGADHLVFNRIVSLKSSFKITK; the protein is encoded by the coding sequence ATGGAAGAGAATAAAGAAGAAGTGGTTTCTAAAAACTTTATTGAACAGGAGATAGATAAGGATCTTGCAGAAGGTGTTTATGATCACGTGCAGACCAGATTTCCACCTGAGCCTAACGGTTATCTGCATATCGGACATGCAAAATCGATTTTACTTAACTATGGCCTGGCTCAGAAGTATGGTGGAAAGTTCAACCTCCGTTTTGATGATACGAACCCGACAAAAGAGAAGACAGAATTTGTAGAATCCATCATGGAAGATGTGAAGTGGCTGGGAGCTGATTTTGAGGACCGCCTTTTCTTTGCTTCCAATTATTTTCAGGAGATGTATGATTGTGCTGTCCTTTTAATAAAGAAGGGAAAGGCATTTGTCTGTGATTTGACTGCAGAGGAAATCAGGGAATACCGTGGAGATTTTAAGACTCCTGGTAAAGAAAGCCCCTGCCGGAACCGCAGCGTGGAAGAGAACTTAAAGCTGTTTGAAGAGATGAAGGAAGGCAAATATCAGGATGGGGAAAAGGTTCTCCGCGCCAAGATTGATATGGCATCTCCCAACATCAACATGCGTGATCCGGTCATTTACCGTGTGGCCCGCATGACCCACCATAACACCGGCGACCAGTGGTGCATTTATCCCATGTATGATTTTGCCCACCCCATTGAGGACGCCATTGAGCACATCACCCACTCCATCTGTACTTTGGAATTTGAGGATCACAGGCCGCTTTATGACTGGGTGGTTAAGGAGTGTGAATTCGTGGCTCCTCCCCGCCAGATTGAATTTGCAAAGCTGTATCTTACCAATGTGATAACGGGAAAACGCTATATCAAGAAGCTGGTTGAGGATGGGATCGTTGATGGATGGGATGATCCCCGCCTGGTATCCATTGCAGCTTTAAGAAGAAGAGGCTATACGCCGGAGGCCCTGCGCATGTTCGTGGATCTGGTAGGTGTATCAAAAGCTAACAGCTCCGTGGATTATGCCATGCTTGAATACTGTATCCGTGAGGATTTAAAGCTGAAAAGGCCGAGAATGATGGCCATCCTGGATCCCATTAAGCTGGTCATCGACAACTATCCTGAGGATACCGTAGAGTATCTGGATGTTGCAAATAACATGGAAAATCCTGAATTAGGAGAGCGAAAGGTTCCCTTTGGGAAAGAGCTTTACATTGAACGGGAAGATTTTATGGAAGAACCCATTAAAAAATATTTCCGCCTTTTCCCAGGCAATGAAGTCCGCCTGATGAACGCCTATTTTGTAACCTGCACAGGCTGTGAAAAGGATGAAGACGGCAATGTCACTGTAGTTCACTGTACCTATGACCCGGAAACAAAGAGCGGCTCAGGCTTTGAAGGCAGAAAGGTAAAGGGAACGATTCACTGGGTAGCTTCCTCCACCGCAGTACAGGCGGAAGTCCGTCTGTATGAAAACATTGTGGATGAAGAAAAAGGAAAGCTTAATGAAGACGGCAGCTTAAACTTAAATCCAAATTCTTTGACGATCTTAAAGAACTGTTATGTGGAACCAGGCCTTTTAAGTGCAAAAGCTTATGACAGCTTCCAGTTTGTGAGAAACGGATTTTTCTGCGTTGACTGCAAGGACAGCGGGGCGGACCATCTGGTATTTAATCGGATCGTTTCATTAAAGAGTTCATTTAAAATAACAAAATAA
- a CDS encoding GNAT family acetyltransferase, translating into MFNKDTFVPMQFFKKEAYTGSMKGMRYWVKKEEEEFSAAVYPEPYCYEATPEEQKIRAAFPFTEEGRGQVVDWINEKYEENRPVWEKAARK; encoded by the coding sequence ATGTTTAATAAAGATACCTTCGTGCCCATGCAGTTTTTTAAAAAAGAGGCTTACACCGGGAGCATGAAGGGAATGCGTTACTGGGTCAAAAAGGAGGAAGAGGAGTTTTCTGCTGCCGTATATCCGGAACCTTATTGCTATGAAGCCACTCCTGAGGAGCAGAAAATAAGAGCAGCTTTTCCCTTTACGGAAGAGGGAAGGGGGCAGGTCGTGGACTGGATCAATGAGAAGTATGAGGAAAACCGGCCGGTCTGGGAAAAGGCCGCAAGAAAATGA
- a CDS encoding L,D-transpeptidase family protein, with the protein MENVKPRSRKKKPLGLRGWAAIGSGTVAAAALIAALAYLQIGRQYEKVFFPNTTINGMDASKKSIEEVKKSITSGIDDYVLSIGERGGSTEEIKGRDIGLESVFDGSLEKLLADQKTYEWLKHRKTPQEFDIGTMIQYDQDKYESAVSSLACLKDELVEKPENAHVSDYVSGQGYTIVPAKEGNQLDPEKVKSVISEAIINLKPEISLEEFDAYVKPQIPSDDPQLIAQVQTLNKYANATITYSFGNEKKVLNGDTISKWIGIGEDSKVYLNSSSVTAYVKELASKYDTSTRAKNLKTSYGQNVRITGGSYGWKIDQSAEADELAELIRSGQSLVREPVYKQKAASHGDTDFGNTYVEINLTAQHLFFYKDGKLLVESDFVSGNESKGWSTPAGVFPLTYKQRDATLKGETYRTPVSYWMPFNGNIGLHDATWRSTFGGTIYKTSGSHGCVNLPPAVAKTIFENIAAGVPVLCYHLPGTESQTASNGTSKPGETKPATEPTTAAKPTETPTTAPPTTAAPTTAAPPATKEPETEISTSAPSKEGEIGPGVSTRSEKKKTGPGAHK; encoded by the coding sequence ATGGAAAATGTAAAACCGCGCAGCAGGAAGAAAAAGCCACTTGGATTAAGGGGCTGGGCAGCAATTGGAAGCGGGACTGTAGCTGCAGCGGCGCTGATTGCTGCTCTGGCCTATCTTCAGATAGGCAGGCAGTATGAGAAGGTGTTTTTCCCCAACACCACGATCAATGGAATGGACGCTTCAAAGAAGTCCATAGAAGAAGTAAAGAAGTCAATTACTTCCGGTATTGATGACTATGTGTTGTCAATCGGGGAAAGAGGAGGAAGCACAGAAGAAATAAAGGGAAGGGATATCGGCCTTGAGTCAGTTTTTGACGGAAGCCTTGAAAAGCTTTTGGCAGACCAGAAGACTTATGAATGGTTGAAACATAGGAAAACGCCCCAGGAATTTGATATAGGGACTATGATACAGTATGACCAGGACAAATATGAATCGGCTGTTTCCAGCCTGGCCTGTTTAAAGGATGAGCTTGTGGAAAAGCCGGAGAATGCACATGTGTCCGATTATGTATCGGGACAGGGCTACACAATCGTTCCTGCTAAGGAAGGAAACCAGCTTGATCCGGAAAAGGTGAAGTCGGTAATTTCCGAGGCTATCATAAATTTAAAGCCGGAAATATCCCTGGAAGAGTTTGATGCTTACGTAAAGCCCCAGATTCCGTCTGACGATCCGCAGCTGATCGCCCAGGTGCAGACATTGAATAAATATGCCAATGCCACAATTACATATAGCTTTGGAAATGAAAAAAAGGTGTTAAACGGTGATACGATCTCCAAATGGATCGGGATCGGAGAGGATAGCAAGGTTTATTTAAACAGCTCCTCAGTTACCGCATATGTGAAAGAACTGGCTTCCAAGTATGATACGTCCACAAGGGCTAAAAACTTAAAGACCTCCTATGGACAGAACGTAAGGATCACTGGAGGCAGCTATGGCTGGAAAATCGATCAAAGCGCCGAGGCGGATGAGCTGGCGGAGCTGATCCGTTCCGGTCAAAGCCTGGTGAGAGAGCCTGTCTACAAACAAAAGGCAGCCAGCCACGGAGACACTGATTTCGGCAACACGTATGTGGAAATCAACTTAACGGCCCAGCACCTGTTTTTTTATAAAGACGGAAAGCTTTTGGTGGAATCGGATTTCGTATCCGGCAATGAGTCAAAGGGGTGGTCCACTCCTGCCGGTGTGTTCCCTCTTACCTATAAGCAAAGGGATGCCACCCTAAAGGGAGAAACTTACAGGACTCCCGTGTCTTACTGGATGCCATTTAACGGAAATATCGGCCTCCATGATGCCACATGGCGCAGTACCTTTGGCGGAACCATCTATAAGACCAGCGGTTCCCACGGCTGTGTCAATCTGCCCCCGGCAGTGGCAAAGACCATATTTGAGAATATTGCAGCAGGGGTTCCTGTTCTTTGTTATCATTTGCCTGGAACGGAATCCCAGACAGCCTCTAACGGAACTTCCAAACCAGGAGAGACAAAGCCGGCCACAGAGCCGACCACCGCAGCAAAGCCTACGGAAACACCGACAACGGCTCCGCCCACCACAGCGGCTCCCACTACAGCGGCTCCTCCTGCAACCAAGGAACCGGAGACAGAGATTTCAACAAGCGCTCCTTCCAAAGAAGGCGAGATCGGGCCTGGAGTTTCCACCCGCTCAGAGAAAAAGAAAACAGGGCCTGGCGCGCATAAGTAA
- a CDS encoding energy-coupling factor transporter ATPase, with the protein MALIEVNNLKYRYPHTESLALDGIALQVEKGQFIGIVGENKAGKSTLCQAFAGLVPTMFRGAYGGKLLIDGAEAAKTPIAQLCQKVGLVFQNPFNQLSGAKDTVFEEIAFGLQNLGIPREEIFKRVEENLKLLDIEEYRDRNPFDLSGGQTQRVAIASILAMEPKVIVLDEPTSQLDPQGSEEVFRVVDKLAKTGITIIMVEQKMEKLASYCDKILLLHKGKQIAYDTPERIFSRDDLEELGVKPPVYTQVCRALGVYRKEGEDKLYPVTLAQMERLREQFPPELSGRSFVKCQEEKHGQEVFRIQDLVFHYQPDTPVIEHLDLCLDERPTAIIGQNGAGKTTLVKLLKGLLKPDSGSIFFEGQDISIRTVAQLAGKVGYVFQNPDDQIFKNRVMEEVMVGPLNLGKSREEAKKLAAEALEMVGLMEAAEENPYDLDLSERKMVAIASVVAMDPKVLILDEPTIAQDAKGRAMLGRIVRTLSEKGKFVLAILHDMDFVAEYFQRVIIMAHGKVLSDGPGEKVFYEKESLIKARLEQPHTARLCEFLGYEGAFMTAEDMKAAGR; encoded by the coding sequence ATGGCTTTGATTGAAGTTAATAATTTGAAATACCGGTATCCCCATACAGAAAGCCTGGCTCTTGACGGAATTGCTCTTCAGGTGGAAAAGGGGCAGTTTATCGGGATCGTCGGTGAAAACAAGGCAGGAAAGAGCACGTTGTGCCAGGCCTTTGCCGGTCTGGTTCCCACCATGTTCCGCGGGGCTTACGGCGGAAAGCTTCTCATTGACGGAGCAGAAGCGGCAAAAACGCCGATTGCCCAGCTGTGCCAGAAGGTTGGTCTGGTGTTCCAGAATCCTTTTAACCAGCTTTCCGGAGCAAAGGATACGGTCTTTGAGGAAATAGCTTTTGGGCTTCAGAATCTGGGGATTCCCAGGGAAGAGATTTTTAAGAGAGTGGAAGAGAATTTAAAGCTTCTGGATATTGAGGAATACAGGGACAGGAATCCCTTTGATTTGTCCGGAGGACAGACCCAGCGGGTGGCCATTGCCAGCATCCTTGCCATGGAGCCTAAGGTCATTGTGCTTGATGAGCCCACCTCCCAATTAGATCCTCAGGGAAGCGAAGAGGTATTCCGGGTGGTTGACAAGCTGGCAAAAACAGGCATAACCATTATCATGGTGGAGCAGAAGATGGAAAAGCTTGCTTCCTACTGTGATAAGATCCTTCTTCTCCATAAAGGGAAGCAGATCGCCTATGATACACCGGAACGGATTTTTTCCAGGGATGATCTGGAGGAACTGGGCGTTAAGCCGCCGGTCTACACCCAGGTGTGCAGAGCCCTTGGGGTGTACAGGAAAGAGGGAGAGGACAAACTTTATCCGGTCACATTGGCGCAGATGGAGCGTTTAAGGGAACAGTTTCCTCCAGAACTTTCTGGCAGGTCTTTTGTAAAATGCCAGGAGGAAAAGCATGGTCAGGAAGTGTTCCGGATCCAGGATCTTGTATTTCATTATCAGCCTGACACTCCGGTGATCGAACACCTGGATCTCTGTCTTGATGAAAGGCCTACCGCCATCATCGGCCAGAACGGTGCGGGAAAGACCACTCTGGTCAAGCTGCTAAAGGGACTTTTAAAGCCGGATTCAGGGAGTATTTTCTTTGAAGGCCAGGATATTTCCATAAGGACCGTGGCACAGCTTGCCGGAAAGGTGGGATATGTGTTCCAGAATCCGGATGACCAGATCTTCAAAAACCGGGTAATGGAAGAGGTCATGGTGGGCCCCTTAAACCTGGGGAAGAGCAGGGAAGAGGCAAAAAAGCTGGCAGCAGAGGCCCTTGAGATGGTAGGGCTTATGGAGGCAGCAGAGGAAAATCCCTATGATCTGGATTTATCGGAACGGAAAATGGTAGCCATTGCATCGGTGGTGGCCATGGATCCCAAGGTGCTTATTTTAGATGAACCGACCATTGCCCAGGATGCAAAAGGCCGGGCAATGCTTGGAAGGATTGTCCGTACCTTAAGCGAAAAGGGAAAATTTGTGCTGGCGATCCTTCATGATATGGACTTTGTGGCGGAGTACTTTCAACGGGTCATTATTATGGCCCATGGAAAGGTGCTTTCGGATGGACCTGGAGAAAAGGTCTTTTATGAGAAAGAAAGCCTTATAAAGGCCCGGCTGGAGCAGCCCCATACGGCCAGGCTATGTGAATTCCTGGGCTATGAGGGTGCATTTATGACAGCAGAAGATATGAAAGCTGCAGGCAGGTAG
- a CDS encoding energy-coupling factor transporter transmembrane component T encodes MKSISLYVDKDTYLTRLHPFAKMFYILAAVSAPLIGGALWIYGLFLAISLCLLISGKIIRKVFPLIAFSFTIIITIFLIHGLFNQENEKILFHLGPLAFYQEGLLYAARIGLNILNMLLAFATFVLTTKPADLVDDLEQAGFSPRFGYMISSVFQIIPQMMGTMNTIMDAQRSRGMETEGSLLVRARAFIPLISPVVSSSLINTRERAIALEVRGFDSKSKKTFLRERKLAGRDKALMALMALLIVLSVVWRVLTWL; translated from the coding sequence ATGAAAAGTATCAGTCTTTACGTGGATAAAGATACATACCTGACCAGGCTCCATCCATTTGCCAAGATGTTTTATATTCTGGCAGCCGTCAGCGCACCCCTGATCGGGGGTGCGCTGTGGATATACGGCCTGTTTCTGGCCATCAGCCTATGCCTTTTGATCAGCGGGAAAATAATACGGAAGGTTTTCCCCCTGATTGCATTTTCTTTTACCATCATAATCACCATTTTTTTGATCCACGGCCTTTTTAATCAGGAAAATGAGAAGATTCTGTTCCATTTAGGGCCTCTTGCCTTTTATCAGGAAGGACTTCTCTATGCCGCCAGGATCGGTCTTAATATCCTGAATATGCTTTTGGCCTTTGCCACCTTTGTACTGACCACCAAGCCTGCGGACCTGGTTGACGATCTGGAGCAGGCAGGCTTTTCTCCCAGGTTCGGGTATATGATCAGCTCTGTTTTTCAGATCATTCCCCAGATGATGGGAACCATGAATACCATCATGGATGCCCAGAGAAGCCGGGGCATGGAAACAGAAGGAAGCCTGCTTGTAAGAGCCAGGGCATTTATCCCCCTGATCTCACCTGTGGTCAGCAGCTCCCTGATCAATACAAGAGAAAGGGCCATTGCCCTGGAAGTGCGGGGATTTGATTCAAAAAGTAAAAAGACATTTTTAAGGGAACGGAAGCTTGCGGGCAGGGACAAGGCATTGATGGCATTGATGGCTCTGCTCATTGTGTTATCTGTTGTATGGAGGGTGCTTACATGGCTTTGA
- a CDS encoding ECF transporter S component → MKNLFKTKLNAACFVLIPACIGINYLGKLFASVLKLPLWLDSIGTCIGGILGGPVIGGICGAANNLIYGFTTGDSITLVYALTSLGIGVAVGIMARLGRMEKLSGAILTACVAGITAVVISTPLNIIFWGGTTGNIWGDAVFAWSQASGLPVAFGSFLDEVIVDVPDKLITLLIVYAIIKGLPKKLTSLYELDDEVLSLD, encoded by the coding sequence ATGAAAAATTTATTTAAAACCAAATTGAATGCGGCCTGTTTTGTGCTGATTCCAGCCTGTATTGGAATCAATTATTTAGGAAAGCTTTTTGCGTCTGTTTTAAAGCTGCCTCTTTGGCTGGATTCTATCGGTACCTGCATCGGCGGTATTCTTGGGGGACCCGTGATAGGGGGAATCTGCGGTGCGGCAAACAACTTGATTTACGGCTTTACCACAGGTGATTCCATTACCCTGGTATATGCCTTAACCAGCCTGGGAATCGGTGTCGCGGTAGGAATCATGGCAAGGCTTGGCCGTATGGAAAAGCTTTCCGGAGCCATTTTAACCGCCTGCGTGGCAGGAATTACGGCTGTTGTAATCTCCACTCCCTTAAATATCATTTTCTGGGGCGGAACCACAGGCAATATCTGGGGAGACGCTGTTTTTGCCTGGTCACAGGCATCAGGGCTTCCCGTTGCCTTTGGCTCCTTCCTTGATGAGGTCATCGTGGATGTGCCGGATAAACTGATCACCCTTTTGATCGTGTACGCCATCATCAAGGGTCTTCCAAAGAAACTGACTTCCCTTTACGAACTTGATGATGAAGTGTTAAGTCTGGATTAA
- a CDS encoding nucleoside phosphorylase produces the protein MIPVVEIMPHIKLSEEQAVPYVLLPGDPKRLDRIAACLTDTEELAYNREFRSLKGKYRGVPVMAVSTGIGGASAAIAVEELARIGVKAMIRIGSCGALQKGIRLGDLILVNGALRDDGASSSYTDSIYPAIPDTKLLLACMEKAGELGAKSHVGIVRSHDSFYIDEEKEVCAYWAEKGVMGSDMETAALFVVGGLRGVKTASILNVVVESEESIEDNINSYTGGESAMMRGEHLEILTALEAFVRMDQG, from the coding sequence ATGATACCTGTGGTTGAGATCATGCCTCATATCAAGTTGTCGGAAGAACAGGCCGTTCCCTATGTGCTTTTGCCGGGAGATCCAAAACGCCTGGACCGGATTGCAGCCTGTCTGACGGATACGGAGGAACTGGCCTATAACAGGGAATTCCGAAGTCTTAAGGGGAAATACAGGGGAGTGCCCGTTATGGCGGTGTCTACAGGAATTGGAGGTGCGTCTGCAGCGATTGCAGTGGAGGAACTGGCAAGAATCGGGGTTAAGGCCATGATCCGGATCGGAAGCTGTGGGGCGCTTCAAAAGGGGATCCGTCTTGGGGATTTGATTCTTGTAAATGGAGCTCTCCGGGATGACGGAGCCTCGTCCTCTTATACGGACTCCATCTATCCGGCGATACCGGATACAAAGCTTTTGCTGGCCTGCATGGAAAAGGCCGGGGAATTGGGAGCAAAATCTCACGTGGGAATAGTCAGAAGCCATGACAGCTTTTACATTGATGAGGAAAAAGAGGTCTGTGCTTACTGGGCAGAAAAAGGAGTGATGGGCTCTGATATGGAAACCGCGGCATTATTTGTGGTGGGCGGACTGCGGGGAGTGAAAACCGCCTCCATTTTAAACGTGGTGGTCGAAAGTGAGGAGTCCATAGAAGACAACATCAACAGCTACACCGGCGGAGAGTCCGCCATGATGAGGGGAGAGCATTTGGAGATCCTTACGGCATTAGAGGCATTTGTCCGTATGGACCAGGGTTGA
- a CDS encoding MurR/RpiR family transcriptional regulator produces MVTLHLDDAVIKSLSNNELNVLKFVYEHIDEVLDMSIQTLAARTSYSSATILRFCKKLGYSGFAELKYALRAEGRKENPVKAASKAQDFSTRIMIDSLCSNVEGTSNLISEDQLSLTFRYFDSNCPIYLWAPGGITSILSDYFEKLLFSIGRQNVYKIESSKMGEHILKNIRTESLLILISTTGDFGPTVRLGKIARMNNVPILSITPYTNNEVASLATVNFRFFTNQRENRGAEFTSRLPVFYMIDVIIRCYLQYKLAGQDQAKQEENHDSFI; encoded by the coding sequence ATGGTCACACTTCATCTGGATGACGCCGTTATTAAAAGCCTGAGCAACAATGAACTGAATGTCCTTAAATTTGTTTATGAACACATTGACGAGGTTTTGGATATGAGCATACAGACACTGGCCGCCAGGACCTCCTATTCTTCTGCCACGATTCTGCGTTTCTGCAAAAAGCTTGGATATTCCGGCTTTGCAGAATTAAAATATGCCCTCCGTGCCGAGGGAAGAAAAGAAAATCCCGTTAAAGCGGCTTCAAAAGCCCAGGATTTTAGTACCCGGATCATGATTGACAGCCTGTGTTCCAACGTGGAAGGGACCTCTAATCTCATATCCGAGGATCAGCTCAGCCTTACGTTCCGGTATTTTGACAGTAACTGTCCCATCTACTTATGGGCCCCGGGAGGGATTACTTCTATTCTCAGCGACTATTTTGAGAAGCTCCTTTTCTCAATCGGACGCCAGAATGTATACAAGATTGAATCCAGCAAAATGGGGGAACACATTTTAAAAAATATCCGCACGGAATCCCTGCTGATCTTAATCAGCACCACCGGCGATTTCGGGCCGACCGTACGTTTGGGAAAGATCGCCAGGATGAACAATGTCCCGATTCTATCCATCACCCCATATACCAACAATGAGGTTGCCAGCTTAGCCACTGTCAACTTCCGCTTCTTCACCAATCAGCGTGAGAACCGTGGAGCGGAGTTCACCTCCAGGCTTCCTGTGTTTTATATGATCGACGTGATTATACGCTGTTACCTTCAGTACAAGCTGGCCGGCCAGGATCAGGCAAAACAGGAGGAAAACCATGATTCCTTTATTTGA
- a CDS encoding MurR/RpiR family transcriptional regulator yields the protein MIPLFEKAHHLPLTDTEKEILRYFETNLPSSVYASLNDLSAILYTSNATIVRFCQKLGLKGYNEFKYQVRKELKQLHPQNFRTDDLVHHSLALFKDNLEQIDEEKLEEIAGLLTSDRPIYIYGSNLSSLAAKYLQTVLNTLDYPCILVEWQRLLNGLVHEISSDAVLFIITAHGDARRYLSAFRKAKARGTITILLTCEKDSPLIPYSTIALCTNDRNEEYRHVDINPRLGIFTIVQILIELAARIKQNSQTDGDTFGSLP from the coding sequence ATGATTCCTTTATTTGAAAAAGCACATCATCTTCCCCTTACCGATACGGAGAAAGAAATCCTGCGGTATTTTGAAACCAATCTTCCCTCATCCGTGTATGCCAGTTTAAATGACTTAAGCGCCATCCTGTATACCTCCAATGCTACCATCGTCCGTTTCTGCCAAAAGCTGGGGCTAAAGGGCTATAACGAATTCAAATACCAGGTGCGCAAGGAATTAAAACAGCTTCATCCCCAGAACTTCCGTACCGATGATCTGGTCCATCATTCCCTCGCCCTGTTTAAGGATAATCTGGAGCAGATCGATGAAGAAAAGCTGGAAGAGATCGCCGGGCTTTTAACCAGCGACCGTCCCATCTATATTTATGGCTCCAATTTAAGCTCCCTGGCCGCCAAATATCTCCAGACCGTCTTAAATACACTGGACTATCCCTGTATTCTGGTTGAATGGCAGCGCCTGTTAAATGGCCTTGTGCATGAAATCAGCAGCGATGCCGTTCTTTTCATTATCACAGCCCATGGAGATGCCAGGCGGTATCTGTCTGCATTCCGGAAAGCTAAGGCCCGCGGCACCATCACGATTCTGCTCACCTGTGAGAAAGACAGCCCTCTGATTCCCTACAGCACCATTGCGCTCTGCACCAATGACCGGAATGAGGAATACCGCCATGTAGATATTAATCCCAGACTGGGAATCTTCACCATTGTCCAGATTCTGATTGAGCTGGCCGCCAGGATCAAACAGAATTCCCAGACAGACGGTGACACCTTTGGTTCACTGCCTTAA
- a CDS encoding PTS transporter subunit EIIC: MKKNRAMDFFSALGRSLLMPIAALAACGIVLGLTSALMKAQVQAAVPFLQQGLIYFIISTLNKVSGVVFTLIPVLFSISISFGMAREEKEIAAFAGFIGYYTFLVASACMINSGFMNFGALKISTILGVETLDMGAVAGIAAGIITASLHNRYHKITFPVAISFYGGKRFVAIVVIMAMAVVGLAAPILWSPVSMVIDGMGGLISATGLVGVFGYGFLERLLIPTGLHHVLNGIFRTTSIGGTYEGVEGCLNIFLQFVDKVDISELRPFTVFLGQGKMPMMMFGLPAAALAIYRTSPPEKKNKVKALMIAGVAASIVSGITEPLEFSFMFIAPPLFLFHAVMGGLSFLLMAAFKVIIGNTGGGLIDFLIWGVFQPGSRWYWVIITGPFFSVIYYYVFKSYLTRKQLSIDVSDEEQEADSKGSTMEEKQKVLASKIIEGLGGFHNITAVNNCLTRLRVDIKDMAMVSDELLKKTGSMGVVRTSDTHIQVIYGPKVEGIASNVREVLKY; encoded by the coding sequence ATGAAAAAAAACAGGGCAATGGATTTTTTCTCGGCTCTTGGACGTAGTTTGCTGATGCCGATTGCCGCTTTGGCCGCATGCGGTATCGTTTTGGGGTTGACTTCCGCGCTTATGAAAGCGCAGGTACAGGCGGCTGTTCCATTTTTACAGCAGGGGCTTATCTATTTCATTATTTCTACTTTAAATAAAGTGTCAGGTGTTGTATTTACATTGATTCCGGTGCTGTTCTCCATTTCCATTTCTTTTGGCATGGCAAGAGAGGAAAAGGAAATAGCGGCATTTGCAGGTTTTATCGGGTATTATACGTTTCTGGTGGCATCGGCATGTATGATTAATTCCGGCTTTATGAATTTCGGTGCTTTGAAGATATCCACGATTCTGGGCGTAGAGACCCTGGATATGGGGGCGGTCGCAGGTATTGCGGCAGGTATTATAACCGCCTCACTCCATAACCGGTATCATAAAATCACATTTCCGGTGGCAATCTCCTTTTACGGAGGAAAACGTTTTGTTGCCATTGTTGTTATCATGGCTATGGCGGTTGTGGGCCTTGCTGCACCCATCCTGTGGTCCCCCGTATCCATGGTCATTGACGGGATGGGAGGTCTGATATCTGCCACAGGACTGGTGGGAGTATTTGGCTATGGATTCCTGGAGCGGCTGCTGATTCCCACCGGTCTGCACCATGTTTTAAACGGCATTTTCCGTACCACCTCCATTGGAGGAACCTATGAAGGAGTGGAAGGATGCTTAAATATCTTCCTTCAATTTGTCGATAAGGTAGACATCTCAGAGCTGAGGCCCTTTACAGTATTTTTAGGACAGGGTAAAATGCCGATGATGATGTTTGGTCTTCCGGCAGCAGCTCTGGCTATATATAGGACCTCTCCTCCGGAGAAAAAGAACAAGGTAAAGGCCCTCATGATTGCAGGTGTTGCAGCCAGCATTGTATCCGGTATTACAGAACCATTGGAATTCTCATTTATGTTTATAGCTCCGCCGCTGTTTTTATTCCATGCGGTAATGGGCGGTCTGTCCTTTTTGCTGATGGCGGCATTTAAAGTCATTATCGGCAATACAGGCGGCGGCCTCATCGATTTCCTGATCTGGGGCGTATTCCAGCCAGGGTCCCGCTGGTACTGGGTGATCATTACAGGGCCGTTCTTCTCCGTTATTTATTATTACGTATTTAAAAGCTATCTGACAAGAAAGCAGCTTTCCATCGATGTATCCGACGAAGAGCAGGAGGCGGATAGTAAGGGAAGCACTATGGAGGAGAAACAGAAAGTCCTTGCATCAAAGATTATAGAAGGACTTGGAGGATTTCATAATATCACGGCAGTAAATAACTGCCTGACCAGACTTAGGGTGGATATTAAGGATATGGCAATGGTGAGTGACGAACTTTTAAAGAAAACAGGTTCCATGGGAGTTGTCCGAACCAGCGATACACATATCCAGGTGATTTATGGGCCAAAGGTGGAAGGAATTGCATCAAATGTGAGGGAAGTATTAAAATATTAA